TGTGTCAATGAGGTGCATGGGCAGGTCATCAAGGAGAATGTGTTCGCGCATGACATCCCGGGTAGTCCCGGCAATGTCAGTAACGATAGCGACTTCACGACCGGCCAGCGCATTGATTAAAGTCGATTTACCGGCATTGGGCTTTCCAGCAATGACAACGCCCAAACCTTCACGAAGCAGAGTGCCCTGTGCGGCCATAGCGCCAATGGCCTGTACATCCGTCAATAAATCGGAGAGCATACCCGCAATTTTACCGTCACCAAGAAAATCAATTTCTTCCTCCGGGAAATCAATGGCGGCCTCTACGTACATGCGCAGGTAAATCAGTTTGTCATTCAAGGCATGGATTTTTTTTGAGAAATCCCCCTGAAGAGAGCGGACTGCAAGACGAGCCGCGGTTTCAGAGCTGGCATTAATTAAATCAGCAATGGCCTCAGCCTGCGTTAAGTCCATTTTATCATTCAGGAATGCCCGCTCGGAAAATTCACCGGGCCGCGCCAGGCGGGCGCCCAGCTCCACACAACGCTTCATCAGTAGATCCAAAACCACCGGTGAGCCGTGGGCATGAAGTTCAACCACGTCTTCACCGGTGAATGAATGCGGTGCCTTGAAGAAAAGAGCAAGACCGCTGTCAATCGCTTCGCTTAAAGGATTAAAAAAAGAAGTATACGTTGCCAAACGGGGCTTTAACTGCTTTTTATGAGTCAAATGCAGGGCAATGGCGTAAGCTGCAGGACCAGAAAGGCGGATAATGCCTACTCCGCCGCGACCGGGCGGAGTGGCGATGGCAACGATGGTTTCTTCCTGCATGGCTATTTGGCGGTTGCAAGCTTTTTGGGGTTGGGCTTGTCATCGCTGTATTTACGGGTGATATGCCACTGTTGCAGGATAGACAGGGTGTTATTCACAATCCAGTAAAGAACCAGACCAGCTGGGAAATTCCAGAACAATACCGTGAACAATACCGGTAAAAACATCATGATTTTCGCCTGCATCGGATCAGGCGGTGCAGGATTCAACCGTTGTTGAATCAGCATGGTTCCCCCCATGATAATGGGAAGAATATGATAGGGATCAGCTGCAGCCAGATCATTGATCCACAGAATAAAAGGAGCCTGTCTTAATTCGACACTTTCCAATAATACCCAGTAAAGAGCAATGAAGACAGGAATCTGCACCAGGATAGGTAAACACCCGCCCAGGGGGTTTACTTTTTCCTGACGATAAAGCTCCATCGTCGCCTGGCTCATTTTGGCTTTGTCATCGCCATAACGCTCACGCAAAGCTTGAAGTTTAGGCTGTAACTGCCGCATTCCCGCCATAGAGCGGTAACTGCTGGCGGATAACCGATAGAACGCCAGTTTTATCAACAAGGTAACCAGAACAATAGACCATCCCCAGTTACCCACAACGCCGTGGATGGCTTTCATCACCGCAAACAAGGCAGAAGACAGGAACCATAACCAGCCATAGTCCACGGTCAAATCGAGGCCGGGAGCAATGGTCTGCAACACGTGCGTAATTTCAGGACCGACATACAATTTCGCGCCAACGGTTTTACTGTCACCTGGTTTCACGGTAATGGGTGAACTGACCACACCAATGGTGTAATTATTGTCTGCGGAACGGGTGTAAATGACATTTTTGCTTGAAGCATCAGGAACCCAGGCGCTTAGGAAGTAATGTTGCTGCATGGCAACCCAACCACCGGTACTGTCCGTGTTCAGATTGGATTTGGCCATGTCTTTGAATGGCACTTTCTGGTAATTATGTTGACCGGGTACCGAATAAGAAGCCCCCACATAAGAACCGACATGAAAAATGCTGGATTGATCTTCTCTGGGAGAATCCCGCAGTAATTGCGCATTCAGATATCCTTGCCAATCGTCGCTGCCCTTATTGGCAATTTGATAATTGACCTGGATAAGGTAACTGCCGCGAGTGAATTCAAATGTCTTTTTCACCTCGAGGCCACTGGCACTTTTGCCTTCTAATACGACAGTGAGAGTCTTTTGGTTGTTATCCAGCTGATAGGTTTTCTCCTGACTGCTGAAATTCAGATCGATCGGCATCACACCCTTGGTTGAACTGACAAGCAGATTGCTATTGGCAACGTAACGCTCATCCGGATTATTGTTCAGTAAGGTGATGGGATTGTCTTTTTCTTCAACACTGACGGGGTAATCCAGCAGGCGGGCATTAACAATATCGCCATGTTCCGTATCAATCTGGATGTCGAGGACGTCTGTTTTTACGGTCACATCACCGGCATCCGTTTTTTTATCGAATGAATCCGGTGTGATGGTTTTTTCATTCTGGCTTTGATTTTCAGAGGATGAACCAGTCGCCACATCCGGAAGCAGCTGATTTTCTTTGGACAGTTCTTTGGTTTGCGGCTGTGCTGCCGGAATCGCAGGGTAATCCTGATGCCAACTCGTCCACAACGAGTAGACAATCAGAGCCAGTGCAGCATATAAAATAACTCGTCTTGTATCCATTAATGTTTCTCTTCGTTAG
This region of Legionella taurinensis genomic DNA includes:
- the mnmE gene encoding tRNA uridine-5-carboxymethylaminomethyl(34) synthesis GTPase MnmE, which encodes MQEETIVAIATPPGRGGVGIIRLSGPAAYAIALHLTHKKQLKPRLATYTSFFNPLSEAIDSGLALFFKAPHSFTGEDVVELHAHGSPVVLDLLMKRCVELGARLARPGEFSERAFLNDKMDLTQAEAIADLINASSETAARLAVRSLQGDFSKKIHALNDKLIYLRMYVEAAIDFPEEEIDFLGDGKIAGMLSDLLTDVQAIGAMAAQGTLLREGLGVVIAGKPNAGKSTLINALAGREVAIVTDIAGTTRDVMREHILLDDLPMHLIDTAGLRESEDVVEKEGIKRAWQEVSRADCVLMVIDIQDNHQVTELSQAIQKQLPPNVPIIKVFNKIDKANRKPSQQGNDIYLSAKSGIGIDFLKTKIKDVVGYQPTEGQFIARRRHLAALKQAEELLLNGQLQLQQAKAGELLADDLRLAHQSLNEITGEFTTDDLLGKIFSSFCIGK
- the yidC gene encoding membrane protein insertase YidC, whose translation is MDTRRVILYAALALIVYSLWTSWHQDYPAIPAAQPQTKELSKENQLLPDVATGSSSENQSQNEKTITPDSFDKKTDAGDVTVKTDVLDIQIDTEHGDIVNARLLDYPVSVEEKDNPITLLNNNPDERYVANSNLLVSSTKGVMPIDLNFSSQEKTYQLDNNQKTLTVVLEGKSASGLEVKKTFEFTRGSYLIQVNYQIANKGSDDWQGYLNAQLLRDSPREDQSSIFHVGSYVGASYSVPGQHNYQKVPFKDMAKSNLNTDSTGGWVAMQQHYFLSAWVPDASSKNVIYTRSADNNYTIGVVSSPITVKPGDSKTVGAKLYVGPEITHVLQTIAPGLDLTVDYGWLWFLSSALFAVMKAIHGVVGNWGWSIVLVTLLIKLAFYRLSASSYRSMAGMRQLQPKLQALRERYGDDKAKMSQATMELYRQEKVNPLGGCLPILVQIPVFIALYWVLLESVELRQAPFILWINDLAAADPYHILPIIMGGTMLIQQRLNPAPPDPMQAKIMMFLPVLFTVLFWNFPAGLVLYWIVNNTLSILQQWHITRKYSDDKPNPKKLATAK